Proteins encoded together in one Micromonospora kangleipakensis window:
- a CDS encoding ABC transporter ATP-binding protein — translation MATVIGPRHPSDPDEPADDDATVLPELEDGHWMHRATEFAHTSFQAVARRLPALVREAVVLAWGTSRRDTVASIGLNVAAGVMTTLGLLATTGVLRQLFAAGPTPDRIRAALPALALAGLAVTVKGALTVAAGWAQARLIPQINYQVELRLFETTTTVELAAFDDAGFAEEMDRARDRGMAEAASIVDHTVNLLTGVVGVLATAAAVTVVQPVLLPCLLLAAVPEAVTAVRMARRQYLVMLARITRRRRMWMLANLMADRHTAAEVRAYQMRDFLLTEFRRMMAAETRAELRLARSQSTTRAVGMSATGIAAFGVYAVLGGLLLVDVVALAAAATALLALQSARSSLRIAVFATNSLYEDALYYQDYRDFLDRARQRVPVGGGRPVDGFDRIELDRVSLRYPDTATAAVDGVSLTIRRGEVIALVGENGSGKTTLAKLIAGLYRPTDGVIRWDGTDTAELDPRQTGAQVAVMTQDWWKFPFTAGQNIRIGRHDRPADRPGPSVEDAARGAAAHDMITGLPYGYDTLLDRQFKDGQDLSGGQWQRLVAARGLYRDARLLICDEPSAALDARAEHALFQHLRRHPERAVVLITHRLANVRHADRIFVMDHGRLVQQGDHDELMAQDGPYRELFELQAAGYLAGAGDGTS, via the coding sequence ATGGCGACGGTGATCGGTCCCCGGCACCCGTCCGACCCGGACGAGCCGGCCGACGACGACGCCACCGTCCTGCCCGAGCTGGAGGACGGCCACTGGATGCACCGGGCGACCGAGTTCGCGCACACCAGCTTCCAGGCGGTGGCCCGGCGGCTGCCCGCGCTGGTTCGCGAGGCGGTAGTCCTGGCCTGGGGGACCAGTCGCCGGGACACCGTCGCCTCCATCGGGCTCAACGTGGCGGCCGGCGTGATGACCACGCTGGGCCTGCTCGCCACGACCGGCGTGCTCCGTCAGCTCTTCGCCGCCGGGCCGACGCCCGACCGGATCCGCGCCGCGCTGCCCGCGCTGGCCCTCGCCGGGCTCGCGGTGACGGTCAAGGGCGCGCTGACCGTGGCCGCCGGCTGGGCGCAGGCCCGGCTGATCCCGCAGATCAACTACCAGGTGGAGCTGCGCCTCTTCGAGACCACGACGACGGTGGAGCTGGCCGCCTTCGACGACGCGGGCTTCGCCGAGGAGATGGACCGGGCCCGGGACCGGGGCATGGCCGAGGCGGCGTCGATCGTCGACCACACCGTCAACCTGCTCACCGGCGTGGTGGGGGTGCTGGCGACCGCCGCGGCGGTGACGGTGGTCCAGCCGGTGCTGCTGCCCTGCCTGCTGCTCGCCGCGGTGCCGGAGGCGGTGACGGCGGTGCGGATGGCCCGCCGGCAGTACCTCGTCATGCTGGCCCGGATCACCCGCCGCCGTCGGATGTGGATGCTGGCCAACCTGATGGCGGACCGGCACACGGCCGCCGAGGTACGGGCGTACCAGATGCGGGACTTCCTGCTCACCGAGTTCCGCCGGATGATGGCGGCGGAGACCCGGGCCGAGCTGCGGCTGGCCCGCTCGCAGAGCACCACCCGCGCGGTCGGCATGTCGGCGACCGGCATCGCCGCCTTCGGGGTCTACGCGGTCCTCGGCGGGCTGCTGCTGGTTGACGTGGTCGCGCTGGCCGCCGCGGCGACCGCCCTGCTGGCGTTGCAGTCCGCCCGCTCCTCGCTGCGGATCGCCGTGTTCGCCACCAACTCGCTCTACGAGGACGCGCTCTACTACCAGGACTACCGGGACTTCCTCGACCGGGCCCGGCAGCGCGTCCCGGTCGGCGGCGGCCGGCCCGTCGACGGCTTCGACCGGATCGAGCTCGACCGGGTGAGCCTGCGCTACCCGGACACCGCGACGGCCGCCGTGGACGGGGTCAGCCTCACCATCCGACGTGGTGAGGTGATCGCCCTGGTGGGGGAGAACGGCTCCGGCAAGACCACCCTGGCCAAACTGATCGCCGGCCTCTACCGGCCCACCGACGGGGTCATCCGCTGGGACGGCACGGACACCGCCGAGCTGGACCCGCGGCAGACCGGCGCCCAGGTCGCGGTGATGACCCAGGACTGGTGGAAGTTCCCGTTCACCGCCGGGCAGAACATCCGGATCGGCCGGCACGACCGGCCGGCCGACCGGCCCGGACCGAGCGTCGAGGACGCCGCCCGCGGCGCCGCCGCGCACGACATGATCACCGGCCTGCCGTACGGCTACGACACCCTCCTCGACCGGCAGTTCAAGGACGGCCAGGACCTCTCCGGCGGCCAGTGGCAGCGGCTGGTCGCCGCCCGCGGCCTCTACCGGGACGCCCGGCTGCTGATCTGCGACGAGCCCTCCGCGGCCCTCGACGCCCGGGCCGAGCACGCGCTCTTCCAGCACCTGCGCCGGCACCCCGAGCGGGCGGTCGTGCTGATCACCCACCGGCTCGCCAACGTCCGGCACGCCGACCGGATCTTCGTCATGGACCACGGCCGGCTCGTCCAGCAGGGCGACCACGACGAGCTGATGGCGCAGGACGGCCCCTACCGGGAGCTGTTCGAGCTGCAGGCCGCAGGCTACCTGGCGGGCGCGGGGGACGGCACCAGCTGA